In Gemmatimonadales bacterium, the sequence TTCGTACGTGCAGGAGCAGGTGGATGCCGGGCTGCTCACACCCGAGCAGGCGCGGGTGCACCCCTACAGCAACGTGATCACCCGCTGCGTCGGCGCGAGCGGCGACGTCGTTACCGATCTTTACTTCGGCGCACTCCACTCGGGCGACGTGGTGCTCCTCGCCTCGGACGGCCTCACCGGCATGCTCGAGGACGAGCAGCTTGCCAAGATCATGATGTCGGAGGGCGATCCGCAGGTCTGGGTGGACCGGATGGTGAACGAGGCGAATCGGCGCGGCGGCCTCGACAATATTACGGCCATCGTGGTGCGCATCGACGCGGTGGACGCGCCGACCGGCGAGCAGCCGGCGGTCACCGGGGTCACCGGACGCGAGCCCTGAACGGCCGCACGCGCCGGAGACCCCAAACGACGACGGCGAGCGTGACCACGGTCCAGACGACCGAGAAGAGAAGCTGAACCCCCGTACCGGCGCGGCCAATGCCGGCAACGAAGTAGATCGCGATCGCGACTGCGTCCACCAGCACCACCAGCCCCACCATCAGGGCCAGCGCCTTCCAGCGCGACCCCCCCGCACCGGCATCGCCCGGCGGCGCGCCCGTCATCGCTACTCCGCGAGACTGTCGATGATTTCGCGCATCGATTCCCGGTAGTTCTCCCAGGCGGACTCGCCGCCGCCGAGCAAGCCCCTCCGCGCCGGCTCGTGCTCCATCAGGTCCAGCAGCTCCGCCACCGCGCGGTCGTCCACGTCGGCAAACTCCTCGCGAAAGGCATCGGCGCTGAGCGCGCCGCTCATGACTTCCTGGGCCCGCTGCGCCGCTCGGCGCCGAACATCCATGACCGGCTCAGCCATGAACGATTTCCTCCGGTGGTAGTGACAGGGTTCGAATGGCGTGGGTGAAATCGGTGACGGCGGGCGTGCCACCCGCCGCTCGCACCCGGGCCGCGATCTGCCCGCGGTGATAGTGTCCGTGCAGCACGACGTGGTCGAGGATGTCTTCGACCGCATTGGACCAGCGCTCGCCGCGCGAGTTGACGTAGGTCACGACGCGGGCGAGCGGGTCGGCGCCGCCGGCGTCGTCGAGCGAGCTCAGCCATCGGCCCCAGCCGGATTCGGCCTCGGCGAGGGCCCGCGCGGTGGCCGGCGCGTCGAGCTCCGGCCAGACGGGGAGCGGCGCCGGCTCATCCACGATGCGCGCGAGCCAGAGCTGCTTTGCCGCGGCGACGTGGGCCAGAAGCCGCACGGCGGGCGCGGCATCGCCGCCGCCGATGCCGCTGAGCGAGCCGAGCGCCTCATGGTTGGCCCAAGCGTCGTACACGAATAGCCGGCGCATGCGGGAAACGCGGTTCACGATTTCTCCGGATTCGCAGTCCTGTAGACTACCGCGCCGGCGAGGCGCCCTCAAGCGCGGCACGAATCAACGGCGTGTGGCTCGCGGCGCCCGCGGTCTCGCGGCGCCCGGCCGCACCGCGCAGTGTGACCGCGGCCACACCCGTGAGGCCCGCCGTGCCGTAGCGTGGGGCTCCCGTTCGAGCGAGCGACACGATGATGAAGCGACAACGTCGAGACGACGAGTACCGGGACGACGAATTCGGCAACCGCGACTACCGCGGCGACGCGCTGCCCGAGAGCGGAATGGGCGGCGCCTCCGATTCGGGTGCGTCCGAGGGAGATCCCGCCTCTCACCCGCAGGCCATCCGCGAGGGCCTGCCCCTCCTGCCGGAGAATCCGATCGGCGACGCGGAAATCGAACGCCGCCACCATCTCGACCCGAGCTACGCCGGCCCGGAGCGGCGCCAGGGGCGGCGGTAGGTCTCAGGCGCGGCGGCAGGGATCGCGCCGCACGATCTCCATGAGGCGTTCCGGCGCGGCAAAGGCGTTGAATCCGGCGCGCCGATACAGCTCGTGCGCATCTCTCGCTAGCCTCTCGTCCGCAGCTCGTTCACCAGCCGATGCGCCTGCCGGGTCGTCTCAGGGAGCCGGTATCCCGTCGCCGCCGACTCCACGATCCGCACCGCGGTCGGCAGGTCCATCTCGTTCCCGATCGACACGTAGACCGGCGCCACCCGCGCTCGGAGGCGCACCGCCATGCCCACCACTTCCCCCTTGTCCACGAGCGGCGCGGTCGCGCCGCGCTCAGGGCCAAGCGGTCCGTGCCGGCCGACCAGGATCGACTTGGCGCATCCGATGGAGGGCACGCCGAGCATCATCCCGCCGTGCGACGCGAGCCCGAACCGGCGCGGGTGGGCGTAGCCGGCGCCGTCGAAGATGAGCGCGTCCGGCTTCCGGGTGAGCCGCTCCCACGCGAGCACCACGGACGGCATCTCGCGGAAGGTGAGGAGCCCGGGCACGTACGGAAAGCAAAGCCGCGCCGTTGCCGTAGCCGACTCGACCGGCGACAGCGACTCGGCGTCGAGCACCACGATGGCGGCCCACGCGCGGTCGCCATTGCGTTCCATCGAGACGTCGGCGCCGGCTATGGTGCGGGGATGAAACCCTGGAGGCGGATGGGGGACGAGCCGGTCACGGAGGCGGCGTTGGATCTCCACCGCCTCGCCAACCGAAACGTCCCACCCGCCGATCAGTGCCGGGCGAAGACCTGCGTGGCGCCGCTCGACTGGAATGCTACCACCTCGAACGGCTCGTGCGGCGCGCCCGGCGCCGCCATTCCCGGTGTGCCGTGTGGCATGCCCGGCACCGCGAGGCCGGAGACCTTGGGCCGCTCGGCGATGAGCCGGGTGATGTCGCCGGCCGGCACGTGACCTTCGATCAGATACCCGTTCACCTGGGCGGTGTGGCAGGACCGGACCGAGTTGGGAACGCCCAGCCCATCCTTCACCTCGTCCATCGAGTCGCGGTCGTGCACGGCGGTCTGGAAGCCGTTCGCCTCGAGGTGCGACACCCACTTGGCGCAGCAGCCGCAGGATGGACTCTTGTACACGGTGACGAGCGGCGCCCCGACCGGCGCAAACGCCCAGAGATTCCGGCCGGTGAGGCCCAGGGCCGCGACGCCGGCGGTACGCGTGAGGAAAGCGCGACGACTGATCATCAGGACGACCTCCGAATGAGCCCGCAACATAACGCGGTCGGGGCGCGGCCGCGCGCGCCGCAAGAACCCCCTTTGCCGCTACCGCAGGTGCCCGGCCCTCACGCTGAGCGCCCACCGCAGCGGCCGCGCGTCCGCTCGATTTCCCCAGAGCGGCAACAGCTCGGGGGCGAAGGTCTCGAGCGGATTGTATCCCCGTGCTTCGCGGAAGCGCGCCGTCGCAGACCAGGTCCCCACGTAGCCGAGCAAGGCGTCGAGCGTCCAGTCAGCGCGGATCTCGAAGGCGGGCGTCGCCACTTCCGCGAACGGGAAAGGCAGCGTGCGATACCCGGCCTCCACGTGGCGGCGCTCGGGAGCCCAGAACGGGCCCACCGCGTCGGAGTAGAAGCGGGCGAGCGCCTGGTCAAGCGGCGCGTCGTCGAACGACGGTAGGCCGTACGTCCAGATGGCGACAGCGCCGCCGGGTGCCAGCACCCGCCCGGCCTCGGCAAAGAACGCCGGCACGTCGAACCAGTGCAGCGCCTGCGCGACCGTTACGAGGTCCACCGATCCGGTGTCGAGCCCGCTCGCTTCGGCCAGCGCCTGGCGGTACTCGACGCGCGGGTGCGGCGCGGCGGCGGAGAGTTGCGCCGCGCTCGCGTCGGTGGCGATGACCTGATCGAATACGCCGGCAAGTCCGAGCGCCGCCTGGCCGTTGCCGGTCCCCGAATCCCAGGCGAGCGCACGCCGGGCGGCCAGCGTCCCCAGCCACTTGAAGAGCGCCTCCGGGTAGTGCGGCCGCCACGCGGCGTACTCCGGCGCCAATGCCGAGAAATGGTCCGCAAAGGCTTTGGGGGTCATCGGATGGAGGTCACCCCTTGTGGCTCGGACCGGTGCAGGTGTACTATTCGTCCAACGATTTCAGGACATAGCCTTCGGGCCCCGGGGTATCGGAGCAGACCGGGTGATCAAACTGCCAAGAGCCTTCGTCCCGGTGAGTGCAGCGCACTCAGCCGGGCGTTGTGTTTTCGGGGCCTGTGCTCACCCTCTCGACCGGCGGCTCAGGCCTCGAGCACCTCGCGCACCTTGAAGGCGAGGTCGGTCGGCCGGAACGGCTTCGCGATCGCCCAGCTCCGGAACGGAAGCTGGTACGCCTCGACCGCCACACCCGCGTGCGCGTCGGCCATCGGAGTGAACAACACCCGGACGCCCGGCCGCCACGACATCACCGTCTCGGCCAGTTGCGGGCCGCCCATGCTCGGTAGCTGGAGCGCGGTGAGCAGCAGGTGCACGTCGTCGCTGTTGGCCGCGAGGTGGGCGATTGCCTCTTCGGCGGAGCGCGCCTCGTGCACGCGGTATCCCAGCTCGCGCAGCACGTGGATGGCGGGCTCGCGCGTGGCGTCGTCGGCATCCACAACCAACACCTTTTCGTTGCCCCGGGGCAGTTCGTCCTGATCGAGCTCGGTCGCGGTGGCGGTGCCACCCGACTCAGGCGCTTCCTTCGCTTCGGCGTGCGCAGCGCCGGCGTCGGTCGACGCGGCTTGGGAGGTCGCCGCCTGCCACGGTTCGCGCTTTCCCGATTCGCTCCATTCCGATTCGCTCCATTCGGACCCGCCGCGCGCCGGCTCGGCGCCCGCGCTGCGCGGGTGCTCGCGCTCGTGTTCGTGGCTCGTGTCGGCCGCGTGCTCGCGCACCGGGGTTGATGCCGAGTCTTCCGGCGACGCCTCCGAGGGTTGGACGAGCCAATCCTCGTTGTATCCGCCGCCCGGCGTCACCACCCCCTCACGCACGGCTTTGTCGCGGAGCCGGGAGAGATCCATGGCCACGAGCTGGACCGTGTGGTACAACGCCTTGAGCGCCTCGCGCTGCGCCGGGCGCCCGCCCTGGGCGCTCGCCGCCTCGACGTGGCTCACGGCGTACTCCAGCAACTTGCTCCGGTTGAGCAGCTCGGTAAGCAGGGGACGAACGGAAGCATCGGCCCCGGACTGGCTCGGCGCGGAGGTCGCCGACGAGTCCGGGCCGCGGAATGGCGATACGTGCATGCTGGCCTTCCTTACGGGTGAAAATCGGGACGGAAACGAATAGCGCGCTACGATGGCAGGAGAGGCAGCCTTTCGTCAAGTCTCCGGGCGATTTCCTCTGCGGGGAGCGCCACGAGATCAAGAATGCCGCCCAGGCTCCGGTCCGGGGCCGATGAGACGAACACGCGAAGGCGCCGCGCGCTCCGGTACAGCTCATCGGCCACGCGAGGCAGGCCGAGCTGGCCGGCGCGGCCTTCGCCGGTGAGGCGATCGACCGCGCCATCGCGCAACCGGAGTGGGAGATCCACGCCGAGCATCGCGGTGCGAGTCGGAAAATCGACGAGCAGCCCCCCGCGCGCGAGGCCCGCCTCGGCAGCGAGCGCGTCCTCCACCCGCCCGAGCAGGTCGGGGTCGTCCGACACCCAGGGCTCGGCGTCGGACGGCAGATCGCTCGCCGGGAGATCGAGCGCGCGCTTGTAGAGCCTTCGCGCGCGGACGCAGGCGGCCAGCTCGTTCCGGCGGCCGTTCACCAGCAATTCCATGAGCCCGTCGTCGGTCGCCTCCGCGATCGCGCCGACGCGCACGCCGCCCCGCGCCACCGCCTCGCGCACCGCGCGCTTGAACATGCAGGTAGCCGCGCGCACCGCGTGGTGCCAGTAGACGTTACGGTACATCTGGTACTTGGCGAAGAGCAGCGACTCGAGCGCGCTCACGCCCTTCTCGTGCACCCCGAGCTCGAGCCGTCCGCCGGCATCGACCAGCGTAAGCGAGGCCAGCAGCCGGTCCACGTCCACCGTGCCGTACGGAACGCCGCACATGAACGCGTCCCGGCTCAGGTAGTCGATCTTGTCGAGATCGAGCGATCCGGAGATGAGCCCCTGGAGCGCGCTCGGGCTGTCCTGCGTGATGAGAGCCCCGACCCTGGCGGCGAATCCTTCGCCGCCCAACTCGCCGAGTCGGGCACCGAGCTCGCCCTGGTGGAGCTTGGCCACGCCCAGCGTTTCGTGGGAGGGAAACCCCGCCTCCTCGAGCGCGTGGGAGAAGGGATAGTGTCCGATGTCGTGCAGCAGCGCCGCGAGGCGGACGGCGTGACGTTCCTCCTCGGGCACTCCATCCAGCTCGCCGCGCTCCTCCAGATTGCCGAGCGCGCGGCGCGTCAGGTGATAGGCGCCGAGGGCGTGCTCGAACCGGGTGTGGGTGGCGCCGGGATAGACGAGAAAGGCGTGGCCGAGCTGGCGGATGTAGCGGAGACGCTGGACCGCGGCGGTGTCGAGGGCGAGCAGCGCGGGGCGGTCGAGCCTGATGTTATCCCAGAGCGGGTCGCGGATGACCTCGAATTCGGCGGTGCGCGGAGGCGTCACACGCGCGGTCCCGCTCCTGCGACGGCGGCGGAGACGTGCGCGCGGTACTGCGTGAAGTTCTCCTCGAACATGCGGGCGAGCCTAGCCGCCTGCGCATCGTACGCGGCGCAGTCGCTCCAGGTGCGGCGCGGGTCGAGCAGGGTGGCCGGCACTTCGGGCACCGCCACGGGCACCTCCACGCCGAACACCGGATCCCGCACGTATCGCGCGCGGTCGAGCTGGCCCGAGAGCGCGGCGCGCACCATGGCCCGCGTGTACGCGAGCTTGACCCGCGCGCCGGTGCCGAACGCGCCGCCGGTCCAGCCGGTGTTCACCAGCCACACCCGGGCGCCGTGCCGCGCGATCTTCTCGCCCAGCATGCAGGCGTACACGCTCGGGTGCAGCGGCAGGAACGGCGCGCCGAAGCAGGCGCTGAACGTGGCGACCGGCTCGGTGACGCCCGCCTCGGTGCCGGCCACCTTGGCGGTGTAGCCCGAGAGGAAGTAGTACATCGCCTGATCGGGCGTGAGCCGCGCCACCGGCGGCATGACGCCGAAGGCGTCGGCGGAGAGCAGGACGATGTTGACCGGGTGTCCGCCCTGGCCGCCCGGCACGTGGTTGGAGATGTAATGCAGCGGATAACAGGCGCGGGTGTTCTCGGTGATGCGGGTGCCATCGTAGTCCACCGCGCGCGTCGCGGGGTCGAGCACCACGTTCTCGAGCACGGTGC encodes:
- a CDS encoding HD domain-containing protein — translated: MTPPRTAEFEVIRDPLWDNIRLDRPALLALDTAAVQRLRYIRQLGHAFLVYPGATHTRFEHALGAYHLTRRALGNLEERGELDGVPEEERHAVRLAALLHDIGHYPFSHALEEAGFPSHETLGVAKLHQGELGARLGELGGEGFAARVGALITQDSPSALQGLISGSLDLDKIDYLSRDAFMCGVPYGTVDVDRLLASLTLVDAGGRLELGVHEKGVSALESLLFAKYQMYRNVYWHHAVRAATCMFKRAVREAVARGGVRVGAIAEATDDGLMELLVNGRRNELAACVRARRLYKRALDLPASDLPSDAEPWVSDDPDLLGRVEDALAAEAGLARGGLLVDFPTRTAMLGVDLPLRLRDGAVDRLTGEGRAGQLGLPRVADELYRSARRLRVFVSSAPDRSLGGILDLVALPAEEIARRLDERLPLLPS
- a CDS encoding response regulator: MHVSPFRGPDSSATSAPSQSGADASVRPLLTELLNRSKLLEYAVSHVEAASAQGGRPAQREALKALYHTVQLVAMDLSRLRDKAVREGVVTPGGGYNEDWLVQPSEASPEDSASTPVREHAADTSHEHEREHPRSAGAEPARGGSEWSESEWSESGKREPWQAATSQAASTDAGAAHAEAKEAPESGGTATATELDQDELPRGNEKVLVVDADDATREPAIHVLRELGYRVHEARSAEEAIAHLAANSDDVHLLLTALQLPSMGGPQLAETVMSWRPGVRVLFTPMADAHAGVAVEAYQLPFRSWAIAKPFRPTDLAFKVREVLEA
- a CDS encoding class I SAM-dependent methyltransferase; the protein is MTPKAFADHFSALAPEYAAWRPHYPEALFKWLGTLAARRALAWDSGTGNGQAALGLAGVFDQVIATDASAAQLSAAAPHPRVEYRQALAEASGLDTGSVDLVTVAQALHWFDVPAFFAEAGRVLAPGGAVAIWTYGLPSFDDAPLDQALARFYSDAVGPFWAPERRHVEAGYRTLPFPFAEVATPAFEIRADWTLDALLGYVGTWSATARFREARGYNPLETFAPELLPLWGNRADARPLRWALSVRAGHLR
- a CDS encoding DUF411 domain-containing protein encodes the protein MISRRAFLTRTAGVAALGLTGRNLWAFAPVGAPLVTVYKSPSCGCCAKWVSHLEANGFQTAVHDRDSMDEVKDGLGVPNSVRSCHTAQVNGYLIEGHVPAGDITRLIAERPKVSGLAVPGMPHGTPGMAAPGAPHEPFEVVAFQSSGATQVFARH
- a CDS encoding DinB family protein, encoding MNRVSRMRRLFVYDAWANHEALGSLSGIGGGDAAPAVRLLAHVAAAKQLWLARIVDEPAPLPVWPELDAPATARALAEAESGWGRWLSSLDDAGGADPLARVVTYVNSRGERWSNAVEDILDHVVLHGHYHRGQIAARVRAAGGTPAVTDFTHAIRTLSLPPEEIVHG
- the nfi gene encoding deoxyribonuclease V (cleaves DNA at apurinic or apyrimidinic sites); translation: MEIQRRLRDRLVPHPPPGFHPRTIAGADVSMERNGDRAWAAIVVLDAESLSPVESATATARLCFPYVPGLLTFREMPSVVLAWERLTRKPDALIFDGAGYAHPRRFGLASHGGMMLGVPSIGCAKSILVGRHGPLGPERGATAPLVDKGEVVGMAVRLRARVAPVYVSIGNEMDLPTAVRIVESAATGYRLPETTRQAHRLVNELRTRG